DNA from Gramella sp. MAR_2010_147:
GAAAATCAAGTGCAAAAGCCTGAATTTTTGTAAGCAGGGAATAATCTCTATTTAAATGTCCCCAACGGGTTTGCACCACTCCAATTTTAGGATTTTTAAAATATGGGAGCGTTTCCATAAGCCAGTTTTCACCCGGAACGAAGTCAGAATCAAAAACAGCTACAAACTCGCCTTTGGCTATTTTTAGCCCTTCTTTTAATGCGCCCGCTTTAAACCCGGTTCTGTTCTCCCTTCTTATATGCTGAATATCGAGTCCCGAATTTTGAAGCTCCAGAATGATTCCTGAAGTTTTCTCGATAGAATGATCTGTAGAATCGTCTAAAACCTGGATTTCCAGTTTATCCAGTGGATAGTTGATTTTCCCAATATTCTTCAATAATCGCTCTACAACATAATATTCATTATAAAGTGGCAATTGAATAGTAACCATTGGCAATTCTTCTTCTGAAAAATCAAATTTCTCAGAATGATCGGTAGCTTTAGTCGACTTAAGGTAATTGATTAGTAAATGAAGCTGGGAAAGGCTATAGATAAAGATAACGAGCAGTGCCAGAGTATAAATTAGAATTACCGCAAAATCGATCATTTAAAACTATATTTAAAAATCCAACCTAGAATCTTTACGCCTGCAAAGATAGCACCTTTGATGGTTCCTGAAACTTTAGACACGCCAATCCTGTTCCTGTAATGAACCGGGACTTCTGCATAACTTAGTTTTTGTCGTAAAGCTTTGAGTTGCATTTCAACCGTCCATCCATAAGTTTTGTCTTCCATATTAAGCTGAAGCAGTTTTTCATACTTAATTGCCCTGAATGGGCCAAGATCTGTAAACCTGGATTTGAAGAGCAATTTCATTAAGGTGGTAGCCAGTTTGTTTCCAAATAGCTGCGGGAATGTCATGGAACCTTTTTCTCTCCATTTACCTACTCTAGCTCCAACTACAAAATCTTTATCATCTTCTAATATGGGCTGAATAATTTTGTTCAACTCATTCGGGTAATCACTATAATCACCATCCAGAAATACGATAATATCAGTTTTTTGGTTTTGCCTGGAAATATAATCCATTCCTTTTAAGCAGGCATATCCATAACCTTTTCTTGATTCTGAAAGCACTGTAGCTCCGGCCTTTTCAGCATTAACTCCAGTATCATCGGTAGAATTATTGCTCACAACAATTACTTCTTCTACAATATCTGGAATTTCAGAAATAACATGCGAAATAGATTCAGCTTCGTTAAATGCTGGAATAATAACCTTAATAACTGGGGGCACTGCGGTATGCAAATTCAGAATTTATTAGGGAGTGTGTAAATAAACTTAATCCTTACAGATTATTTGGTCTTTTGGTTGATAAGGTCCAAAAGATCCACATTGTCACCTAAAATTCCATCTTCAGAACTAATTCTGTTATCCCTTGATCCGTTTTCGAGTTTTAAAACTCCTCTAGGGCAAACCGCTGAACAAATTCCGCAACCTACACAACTTGATCTTACGATATTCTCTCCCTTCTGCGCATACGCCCTGACATCTATTCCCATTTCACAATAAGTAGAACAATTTCCACAGGAAATACATTGACCTCCATTTGTTGTAATTCTGAATTTTGAGAACAATCTCTGTTGCATTCCCAGAATTGCCGCCATTGGGCAACCAAACCTACACCATACTCTGTTACCGAAAATTGGGTAAAAACCGGTTCCTATCACTCCGCTAAATATTGCCCCTATAAGAAATCCGTAGGATGCTCTTAAACTTTCAGCATTAAAGAGGAATAAATTTGTTCCGCTAAAATAGTGGAAACCTATCAGGGCAAGGATAATTACCAGATAACCTATCGCTCCATACCTGGCGTCTTTTTCAAGTTCTTCTCTTTTAAAATACCATATCCCGGCAAATAGTAAGGTTAGAAAAATCCCAACTCCAATTAGAAAGACATCTCTTGTTAACCAGTATTTCGAAGCATCTTCACCTAAATAAGAATAGATAACCGCTGTGGTCATTAAGACTACAAAAACCAGTACACTATGCACAACCCATCTTTCTACTTTCCAGGCAAACTGACTTTTATCTGATAAATGTCTATAAGGATCCCCGGCTGTTTCGGCTAATCCACCACAACCACAAACCCAGCTACAGTACCAGCGTTTTCCATATTTATAAGTTAAAATTGGAGTGATGATAAAGATAGAAACTATTCCGAAGAGCAATAAAGCAATGCCAATAGTTCCGGCAGAAATAAAATCGTCTACCCTATATTGTTCAAAATTATAATAATTGAGCGGCCAGATATTCTTAAGGTCATAATAGGGCAGGGAAAAGCCTTTTCCGTTTAACCTGGCCATAAATTCAGGAATTAGGAAGGCAAAAGATGTCTGGAAAAACATCACTGAAAAGGTTCTGAGCCTTTCATAGCGATTATGCCGGTATTTATAGAGAAATTTTACACCAAATGCGGTAATTGCAATGGTATATAAAGTTCCATAAACAAACCACTGACTGGCTGGATTACCGCTTAATAATTTACTTAAAGGATCAAATAAGGCAATTAAACCTACATTATCACCTTCGGCACGCAGCCCTATAAACTGCGGATAGAAGTAAAGAACAACATAAAACCCTGTAAGGGATATACCGGCAAGCCAGGCCAGGTAACCTCTATTTGTCATCGATTTAAACCAGACACCATCGTTCTTAATACCAGGATGTTTACCTGTATATGCCGCCTTCGCAAACCATACGATCCCGGCAAAAATCGAAATTAATGAGATACTTAACCACAATGTTTTATTCGGGAAATTTAAATTAAAACTTGCTAGCAAAAGAATTATAAGGCCCGACATTCCTAAAAAAGTGGCTAGTTTTTGTTGTGTATTAATAGATGCCGGGGCATCTCCGGTAAGCGCCATATTATGTTCTATTCTGCTCATTACTTAGTTTCTTGTAGATTATTTTTAAAACTTTCAAAAATTTCCTTTTCGTGGGAATCGTAAAATTCAGGATCAAAATTGGCGAGTTTCAAATTTGCCAGAACATGGTCTATTTTTCGATTCTCATTTAACCATAAGTCAAAAATTTCCTGTCTCATTCGAATTCCGAAAGTATTTATACCCAAAAACTCATTGGTCTCAGTATTGTATGAGATCGTGATTGCCTTTAGATCTGTTTCATGCCTCCAGTGAAAATGTTGCTCGTTTTCTTTAGGTTTAGCCCAAACCCAACCATAAGTTTGATATTCTATATCAAAGAATTTCGCCGAATTAAACCAATTCCCGGGTTGATACGCAGTTCGATCTCCTGTTAAAGTCTTTGCAAGCGTCTCACCCATGATCCTTCCTGTATACCACACCGCCTCAACAGGTTTTCTTAAACCGATGGCAGTTCTTTGTTGCGCACAGTCTCCAATAGCATATACCTCAGGGATATTAGTCTCTAAAAATTCGTTGACCAAAATGCCCTTATCGGTTTCAAGATCAGAATCTTTCAGGAAATCTATATTAGGCCTTACTCCTGCACAAAGTCCCACCAATTGGCATTCTATCTCTTCTCCGCCTTTAGTTCTTACCGCTTTTACCCTTCCATCTTCATCTGGAATTATTTTTTCCAGCTCTGTATGGTGTCTAAGATCTACACCATGGGAAGAAATATGTTCCGAGATCATTTTAGCTTCCGGCAACGGTAATACATTACTCCAAAATGCCTCTTCCCGCACCAGGAACGTCACCTCTATATTTCGTGTTCTAAGCATTTCAGCCAGCTCTACCCCAATCAAACCACCACCAATGATCACTGCTTTTTTTGTGAAAGCAGTATTCTCTTCAAGCTCAATAAGATCCTGTTTAGTAACCAGGCCCTGAACTCCGTCCAGCTCTTCTCCTTCCCAACCAAATTTATTATAAATAGAACCTGTTGCGATCACCAACTTATCATACCCCAGAGGCTCACCAGATGAAAAACGAAGTTTCTTTTTATCAAAATCGATCTGCTCTACCCAGGCTTTTTTTAATTCTATCCTGTTCTTTTCCCAAAACCAGTTCTCATAAGGTTGTAAATGATCCCATTTCATGTGCCCCATATACACATACATTAGTGCAGTACGGGAAAAAAAATAGTCAGATTCGCCTGAAATCACAGTGATCCTGTGATCGGAAAGTTTCCGGATGTGCCTTGCCGCAGTAATCCCCGAAATTCCGTTTCCAATTATAACAATATGCTCCATTAATTTATTTAATTTGGCTGAAGGCCGGACAGCACTTAAGTAAAGAACGCTGAAAATAGCCAGAATCCCAATTATATCAAGGATTTTATGCCTCAAACAAATGTCTAGCAATTCAAGATTACCATACGCAACAATGATCATTTTAACGATCACGTTCCTGATGTTGTCGTGCCAGGCAGAGATTCCTTCCAGGAAAATCAACGGAATAAGTCTCGTAGCATCCAGAGACAGTCTAAATCCAGCTCAAATAAACCAACTTACCAGGGTTAATGCTAACGCTATTGCTCTAATGCCGTATGCGTTTATGGGCAATAAAAAAGAGCCGGAACTCATTTATAATATCGAAAGACAATGGTTTGGAGAAAGAGCAGAGGGCATAGAACAGGCTATTTTACTTTTAAAGGAACAGGATTTGAGAATCATGATGAAGCCCCATATCTGGTTGAGAAATGGAGATTTTACCGGTGATCTTCAATTTTCTACAGAAGCTGAATGGGAAAGATTTGAGACGTCCTATAAAAAATACATTATGCTCTATGCAAAAATCTCAGAAAAGCATCATATTGAGATTCTATGTATTGGAACGGAATTATACCATTTTGTAAGTTCCAGGCCTGAATTCTGGAAAGAACTTATTAGTGATATACGAAAGATTTACAAAGGGAAACTGGTATACGCAGAGAACTGGGATAAAGTAGATCTGGTAAATATATGGGATGATCTGGATTTCATTGGAGTTGATGCCTATTTTCCTTTAAGCGAAAAGGTTTCTCCTTCTGAAGATGAAATCAGAAATGGATGGCAGAAGCATAAAAGTATGCTTAAAAGTCTTTCTTCTAAACATGAAAAACCGATACTTTTTACAGAATACGGATACAGAAATATAGACTATGCGTTAAAAGAACCCTGGAATTCGAATAGAGATATTTCAGGAACAAATCATGGTTTACAAGCGAGAGCCCTGCAAGTTTTATATGAAGAATTTTGGACTCAAAGCTGGTTTGCCGGCGGTTATATTTGGAAATGGCACCAACATGAGGATTCTGGCGGATTAGAAAATGATCGTTTTACTCCTCAAAATAAACCTGCTGAAAATATAGTAAAAGAATACTATCAAAAATTCAGGAACTAAGCCTTTTGTAGTAGTGGCTGTAGAGTTCTTCAGGTGAAGCTCCACGTCTCCTTTTCCAGTAAATCTCAATAAAAAGCCACTGTGTATTCCAAACTCCCATTGTTTCGTAGAGTCTTGCAGAGGTTGTTATCCAACTTTTAATAACCGTAAACTGTTTCTTTTTATAAAGTCTTCTAATAATTTCATTGTCTTCATAAACCTTATAAGATTCATTAAATCCACCAATTTCATTAAAAAGGCATTTTTCAACAAACAGGGATTGATCACCCCCTCTGCAGGTAATATGATTCACTTTCGTAAACTGTCCCATTAAATTAAGCCACCAGTGATTTTTATCAAATTTCATTTGAAAACAGCCCGCCTTCTTCCCTTTTCTCAATTCATTTACAATTAGCGAATCAAAATTTTGTGGCGGTAAGCTATCGGCATGTAAAAAATAAAGAATATCGGCTTTAGCGTTCCGGGCTCCGGTGTTCATTTGAACAGCCCTGCCTTTTGCTGAAGACACATATTTAGCATTGCTGGATTTTTGTACAATTTCAGCAGTTCCATCGGTACTTCCGCCGTCCACGATCAATATTTCAGTCACATACCCTGAAGAAGTTGCTTCCAGGTGTCTTAGCAGGCCTGGAAGCTGTTGTTCTTCATTATATGCCGGAATAATAATACTGATCATTAACGATTATTTAGCCTCGTTCAGGTCCCAGTTGTAATCTTTATACGTGATAGAGGTTCCTGAACTTATCTTTGTATTTGAATACTGGTTTACATAATCTATTACGGTTCCATTTTCTTTAAAATCTTTTTTATACCAGTCGAAAATTGAAGATAATTTAGCTGAATTTTTTGAGATCTCATTTTTATCAGAATTGATAAATTCTTTGGTTACTCTTTCTAATTGTTCCTCAATCTTATTTGCAGTATAAGCTTCATTCAGAAGTTTTGGGCACGAGATAGAGGCGCAATTGATCGCAAAATGAATACGAGGTTCGTTCATTTTTCTTAGCACGCTGTTTTCAATGCCTCCAAGAGAAATTTCAGTATCGCCTACTTTCACGAATTCGCTAGTCCAGGGACTATCTATATCTTTAATGCTCTTTACCGGATAATTTCTTAGAATAAGATCTACCGTATAAGCATTGTAAAGATTGATGTAGTAAGCAAGTAATTCATTTGCTCCCCAGTCATTCGTAGGTTCTTGTGCAGACAACATTTTTAAATATTTGTCCAGTTTTTCACGGTCATTCTTAAAACCTTTATAATCCACCATTCCGCTTGCACTTACGTGTTTTTGAAGCAAATCATCCCATATCTTGTGATCCATAACTTGATCCACATCAGATGAAGTTTGTTCAGAAGCATCCGGGGTTGGCAAACCTTTACTGTTCAGGCCCGCGCTGGAAATAAGATTACAGGAAGCAAACATACATGCTCCTGATATTAGAATTGCAAAACTTAAAAATAACTTTTTCATAGTTTAAATTTTAAAATTAACAGCAGCCACCACCATCATAATGAAAAGTAGACTCACTGATATAAATATCATCACGACCTAAAACTGCCAATGCATTTGCGGTCTTATCACAAATTGCCAGTGGTTGATTTTTTAATAGAATATGCCCTTTTTTATCATCAAAATGATCTCCTTCCCCATAATAAATGGCCGCCTTTCCTGTAAAAATACAGGGGCCATCCTCTGGCATAGGGTCTTTGATTGCCGCAACTTCTATAGATTCTATATATACGAGTTCATCGGTTGGATAGTTTTTTGGATCCAAGATTCTGTATGGTTTTCTTGCCCTAATTTCAATAGTACCAAAACCTGCGTCGGTTAACGCCTTTACATAATCTTTAATAGAAAGGCTTCCACTTAGGCATAGTGCACGTAGTCTTTCGTCATTTCTCAATTCTTCATTCATCTCCTGCTCACAGGTAGGATCACTCATCACAAGCTTCCCGTGAGGTTTTAAAACACGATACATTTCCTTTAAAGCCTTTGTTAATTCTTCGGTTTTGAAGATATTAAAAAGACAATTTTGGGCTGCCACATCAATAGAATTGTCTTCCACAGGAAGTTCTGTCGCATCTCCTTTTTTAAGATCAACAAATTCAGATTTGAACCAAGGGTTCAATTCCTCTGCTTCTTTAAAATTCTTCCTGGAAGCTTCCAGCATTTCATCTACTACATCTATCCCTACAACCCCTGATTTTTGTCTGGAGAAATAAGCGAATTGAAGTAATTCCATTCCTCCACCTACACCTACATAGAGAATTCGGGGATCGTTAGTGAGATCTCTTGCATGCACGGTAGTCCCACAGCCATAGTTCATCTCCTGCATGATCTTAGGAATCTTTAAGCCCGGTAATTCCCAAATAGGATTGGTAGTACAGCATAATCCAACATCTGGAGTTAATGCCGCGTCTCTGTATACATCTTTAGTAGTTTCTAAATAGCTCATGTTATATTTTCTGAAGTAATTCTTTAAATAGTTTAACCATATCTGGCTCTGCCCTGGCGGCGTTGGCGAGTATATTCTGAATATCCACTTTTTCAAGATTATCGGGATCTCCCTGATCGGTGATCACTGAAATTGCAGAAACCGGGATTCCCAAATGATTCGCCACAATAATTTCCGGCACCGTACTCATTCCTACCGCGTCTGCACCGATAATTTTCAAATATCGATATTCTGCCCTGGTTTCAAGTTGCGGTCCAACAACCGAAGCGTATACTCCCTTATGTAAGGTGATATTCTGGTTTTTGGCAGATTCTTCAAAAATTTGGTTCATGGTAGCATCATAAGGCTGGCTCATGTCTACAAATCGTTCACCTAATTTTTCTACTCCATGAAATGCCAATGGTGATCCTCCCTGCAGGTTAATATGATCATCGATCAGCATTAATTCACCTTCTTTAAAATCAAGATTAATGGCTCCGGATGCATTTGAAACCAGTAATTTCTGCATCCCCAGACGCTTCATTACTCTTACAGGATAAGTTACATCAAAAAGACTATAGCCCTCATAAAGATGAAATCTTCCCTGCATTACTACCACTTTTTTCCCCTGGAGTGTTCCAAAGATGAGTTTTCCTTTATGGAATTCTACCGTTGCGGTTGGAAAGTAAGGGATATGGTTGTAACTGGCTTCTACCTCAACCTCTACATCGCCAATAAGTTTTCCCAGGCCTGTTCCCAGGATGATACCAACTTCAGGCTCTCCAAAGCCTTTAGATTTTAAATAATCTACAGATTCGTTTATTCTATCTGTCATATTGTTATATATTTTTGAAATGCAGGATGGTCTTTTATATCATCCAATAGATCTACATCGTTGCGGGTTTCCAGTAATTTGACGTCTTTGTTC
Protein-coding regions in this window:
- a CDS encoding glycosyltransferase family 2 protein, with protein sequence MPPVIKVIIPAFNEAESISHVISEIPDIVEEVIVVSNNSTDDTGVNAEKAGATVLSESRKGYGYACLKGMDYISRQNQKTDIIVFLDGDYSDYPNELNKIIQPILEDDKDFVVGARVGKWREKGSMTFPQLFGNKLATTLMKLLFKSRFTDLGPFRAIKYEKLLQLNMEDKTYGWTVEMQLKALRQKLSYAEVPVHYRNRIGVSKVSGTIKGAIFAGVKILGWIFKYSFK
- the arsM gene encoding arsenosugar biosynthesis arsenite methyltransferase ArsM, which encodes MSYLETTKDVYRDAALTPDVGLCCTTNPIWELPGLKIPKIMQEMNYGCGTTVHARDLTNDPRILYVGVGGGMELLQFAYFSRQKSGVVGIDVVDEMLEASRKNFKEAEELNPWFKSEFVDLKKGDATELPVEDNSIDVAAQNCLFNIFKTEELTKALKEMYRVLKPHGKLVMSDPTCEQEMNEELRNDERLRALCLSGSLSIKDYVKALTDAGFGTIEIRARKPYRILDPKNYPTDELVYIESIEVAAIKDPMPEDGPCIFTGKAAIYYGEGDHFDDKKGHILLKNQPLAICDKTANALAVLGRDDIYISESTFHYDGGGCC
- a CDS encoding purine-nucleoside phosphorylase; the protein is MTDRINESVDYLKSKGFGEPEVGIILGTGLGKLIGDVEVEVEASYNHIPYFPTATVEFHKGKLIFGTLQGKKVVVMQGRFHLYEGYSLFDVTYPVRVMKRLGMQKLLVSNASGAINLDFKEGELMLIDDHINLQGGSPLAFHGVEKLGERFVDMSQPYDATMNQIFEESAKNQNITLHKGVYASVVGPQLETRAEYRYLKIIGADAVGMSTVPEIIVANHLGIPVSAISVITDQGDPDNLEKVDIQNILANAARAEPDMVKLFKELLQKI
- a CDS encoding DUF547 domain-containing protein codes for the protein MKKLFLSFAILISGACMFASCNLISSAGLNSKGLPTPDASEQTSSDVDQVMDHKIWDDLLQKHVSASGMVDYKGFKNDREKLDKYLKMLSAQEPTNDWGANELLAYYINLYNAYTVDLILRNYPVKSIKDIDSPWTSEFVKVGDTEISLGGIENSVLRKMNEPRIHFAINCASISCPKLLNEAYTANKIEEQLERVTKEFINSDKNEISKNSAKLSSIFDWYKKDFKENGTVIDYVNQYSNTKISSGTSITYKDYNWDLNEAK
- a CDS encoding glycoside hydrolase encodes the protein MSSNSRLPYATMIILTITFLMLSCQAEIPSRKINGISLVASRDSLNPAQINQLTRVNANAIALMPYAFMGNKKEPELIYNIERQWFGERAEGIEQAILLLKEQDLRIMMKPHIWLRNGDFTGDLQFSTEAEWERFETSYKKYIMLYAKISEKHHIEILCIGTELYHFVSSRPEFWKELISDIRKIYKGKLVYAENWDKVDLVNIWDDLDFIGVDAYFPLSEKVSPSEDEIRNGWQKHKSMLKSLSSKHEKPILFTEYGYRNIDYALKEPWNSNRDISGTNHGLQARALQVLYEEFWTQSWFAGGYIWKWHQHEDSGGLENDRFTPQNKPAENIVKEYYQKFRN
- a CDS encoding FAD/NAD(P)-binding oxidoreductase, coding for MEHIVIIGNGISGITAARHIRKLSDHRITVISGESDYFFSRTALMYVYMGHMKWDHLQPYENWFWEKNRIELKKAWVEQIDFDKKKLRFSSGEPLGYDKLVIATGSIYNKFGWEGEELDGVQGLVTKQDLIELEENTAFTKKAVIIGGGLIGVELAEMLRTRNIEVTFLVREEAFWSNVLPLPEAKMISEHISSHGVDLRHHTELEKIIPDEDGRVKAVRTKGGEEIECQLVGLCAGVRPNIDFLKDSDLETDKGILVNEFLETNIPEVYAIGDCAQQRTAIGLRKPVEAVWYTGRIMGETLAKTLTGDRTAYQPGNWFNSAKFFDIEYQTYGWVWAKPKENEQHFHWRHETDLKAITISYNTETNEFLGINTFGIRMRQEIFDLWLNENRKIDHVLANLKLANFDPEFYDSHEKEIFESFKNNLQETK
- a CDS encoding TIGR04283 family arsenosugar biosynthesis glycosyltransferase, with the protein product MISIIIPAYNEEQQLPGLLRHLEATSSGYVTEILIVDGGSTDGTAEIVQKSSNAKYVSSAKGRAVQMNTGARNAKADILYFLHADSLPPQNFDSLIVNELRKGKKAGCFQMKFDKNHWWLNLMGQFTKVNHITCRGGDQSLFVEKCLFNEIGGFNESYKVYEDNEIIRRLYKKKQFTVIKSWITTSARLYETMGVWNTQWLFIEIYWKRRRGASPEELYSHYYKRLSS
- a CDS encoding 4Fe-4S dicluster domain-containing protein produces the protein MSRIEHNMALTGDAPASINTQQKLATFLGMSGLIILLLASFNLNFPNKTLWLSISLISIFAGIVWFAKAAYTGKHPGIKNDGVWFKSMTNRGYLAWLAGISLTGFYVVLYFYPQFIGLRAEGDNVGLIALFDPLSKLLSGNPASQWFVYGTLYTIAITAFGVKFLYKYRHNRYERLRTFSVMFFQTSFAFLIPEFMARLNGKGFSLPYYDLKNIWPLNYYNFEQYRVDDFISAGTIGIALLLFGIVSIFIITPILTYKYGKRWYCSWVCGCGGLAETAGDPYRHLSDKSQFAWKVERWVVHSVLVFVVLMTTAVIYSYLGEDASKYWLTRDVFLIGVGIFLTLLFAGIWYFKREELEKDARYGAIGYLVIILALIGFHYFSGTNLFLFNAESLRASYGFLIGAIFSGVIGTGFYPIFGNRVWCRFGCPMAAILGMQQRLFSKFRITTNGGQCISCGNCSTYCEMGIDVRAYAQKGENIVRSSCVGCGICSAVCPRGVLKLENGSRDNRISSEDGILGDNVDLLDLINQKTK